The sequence below is a genomic window from Luteitalea sp..
CGGATCTTCACAGCAGCCCCTCAGCCTCCAGCTCGCTGATCAGTTCCAGGATGCGCCGCGTCGCCGCGCCTTTCATCGGTTTCTGATTGTCCAAATCCCACTTCACGATCAGCTTGCCGTCGCGATAAACGTGCACATGCCGCGGCGGGTGATCGCCTTTCCACGTGATGAAGACGTACCCACCCCGCCGATACTTGCCCACCGATGTAAGATGTTACCATAGAAGGTAACAGTTACCGCGCGACAGCACTCCATGGCACTTTCCAAGAAGAAGAAGACCATCACGATTGCGCTCGCCCTGGCGGACGATCGGCTGCTCTCCCGAGCTGCCCGCGAGCGTGGGGTTTCGCGCTCGGAATTCATCCGGCAGCACGTCGCTCGCGCGCTCGAGCAGTACCGCCGGCGTCCCAAACCGACGAGTGCGGGCATCGTCCGCGCGCTGACAGAGCGGGGCGACGAGCGCGAGCTGTTCGGTGGTGGCCGATAGCTCGCCGAGTGACTCGGCATCCCGTCGCCTGGCGACGCGCGTCCGCCGACGACTGCGGAGAGGAGAACGTTAGCGTCGGCGACGAGCTGCACGGCGCTTGTTCCGCGACGCCTCGAAGTCGTTCTGCACGTCGTCTTCGGAGGCCTTTCGTCGTTTCAGCTGCCGGGCTACGTCCCTGCTGAGCATGTCGTACAGTTCGTGTTTCAGTTCGATTGGAAAGGTGACTTCGGGCCGAGGAAAGAAGATTCCGGCCAGCCGTCCGCGCCGGGTCACAAGGATCGGTGTCCTC
It includes:
- a CDS encoding DUF4160 domain-containing protein, coding for MGKYRRGGYVFITWKGDHPPRHVHVYRDGKLIVKWDLDNQKPMKGAATRRILELISELEAEGLL
- a CDS encoding ribbon-helix-helix protein, CopG family, giving the protein MALSKKKKTITIALALADDRLLSRAARERGVSRSEFIRQHVARALEQYRRRPKPTSAGIVRALTERGDERELFGGGR